The following proteins come from a genomic window of Sorghum bicolor cultivar BTx623 chromosome 3, Sorghum_bicolor_NCBIv3, whole genome shotgun sequence:
- the LOC8075570 gene encoding uncharacterized protein LOC8075570, giving the protein MGRKGSEVSPSNRYPLRSAHSSGRVLRSASANDNKNSEPLNAAAATQATVKKRSGSQLDSPNSSVRLLRSTSKNKEEARSGPLNDRIPAKPAANKRKHASPSQVGSPSNSVRVLRSAIKNKDEACSEPLSDRIADEPAANKRKNANPSNVGSPSRDVRVLRSGSKVKDETCTKPLNDSAAVVPASSKRKGTSPSKVGSPSSSVRVLRSTSKYKNETCTEPLNDSGAVEPSANKRKGVSRSKEGSPNSSVRVLRSASNNKLEVSIDPLNNSIAGQPAAKRRKSGSSFEAGSPVGSARVLRSTSERKNEASSEPLNDSTAARPSARKRKGGAISKTDSPKIGVRVLRSASAKKNEACSEPVNDSTSAEPTVTKRRICKPSKDRSPKKDYLKICQRVRYILNRMNYQQTFIQAYASEGWKGQSVEKIRPEKELERAKEEILQCKLRIREAFRNMDSLLSKGKLEESLFDSAGEISSEDIFCAVCGSKDVTLQNDIILCDGACDRGFHQNCLNPPLLTEDIPPGDEGWLCPACVCKADSIDALNELQGSKLSIHDSWEKVFPEAASIANGSKQVDASDLLPDHIKDSDNLALAEGHMVNEVRFSAEDDTKADDLGLPSEDSGDGDFDPAGPDSSEDQKDGLNSEESDFTSDSDDFCAEIAKSCGQDEVLASPLSNVINRTDRMKLRAAGNRSNEENHNNAFMDMELPVSSRRQVERLDYKKLYDEAYEEESSNSSDEEEWSGKELLEGSETDSLGERLRPVKRCSRKAPAGQQNIEHTPQKFGPESEQKTEILRSNGSSSTGRKFGPVVTQKLKVHFEKDPYPSRETKVNLSEELGLTFNQVSRWFSSTRHYSRVASAKKEMHPDSHISENNDSTTVDRMQARQPSAGVMEKLTRDRNDIVPEKPMVQNNLNQGVMEKLIRDRNDIVPEEPVVESNLNQSNIEDIVLSGTEIEMESYGQESSDSSDEEWSAFSTPRKTRLQDNEKASLTESLRSSKRCSRRAAAREQNNEHTQSEQQTREQLHGSAREQQTEVLRSNVSTGKVSKYHFGPIVSQKLKEHFEKDPYPCRATKESLARELGLTCNQISKWFSATRHYSRDAVAKNQKHLGENTTENNNSTTFDGIQVLEPNVGLIDKPAADINDMISEKLMVQINLNEGIEEDIPPSQYTRCEEKVTMTPAAISTEAGPPGYGPGENFLQVSSRNTSCEQSVIMAPTTIAGEVSPPGYALGENQGNGAPWNTSCERRLFMSPATSSREVGPPGYEPEENRGSGISWYTSSEQILFMSPTTISRELGPPGYGPGENQRSITSWNTSYESGVFTSPVTTSREDGPPGYGPGENQENDSTSCELRMFTSPTTISREVGPPGYELIGKNKGNDTSWTTNYQQGVFTSPKTISREACPPGFGSGENQGNGTPWYMSSKQRAFTSPSFTSPTTISREVGLPGYGQENQGNGASWNMSYEQGVFMSPTDISREVGPPGYGPAENQGNTTSWISTGNKQRMFTASTIPNEVGLPGYSPVGIQGTGGSRSMNLEAFPPGYGPGENHLGGASGSVINPQARSQESVEFSDETRRKAIQRELRRRQKFR; this is encoded by the exons ATGGGAAGGAAAGGCTCAGAAGTGTCACCAAGTAACAGGTATCCCTTGAGGTCTGCGCATAGTAGTGGTAGAGTTCTTCGCTCTGCCTCAGCCAATGATAATAAGAACAGTGAGCCTCtgaatgctgctgctgctacccaAGCCACTGTGAAAAAAAGAAGTGGCAGTCAGTTGGATAGTCCTAATAGCAGTGTCAGGTTGCTTCGCTCTACATCTAAAAATAAGGAAGAGGCACGTAGTGGGCCTCTAAATGACAGGATCCCAGCTAAGCCAGCTGCAAATAAAAGAAAACATGCCAGTCCCTCACAGGTGGGAAGTCCCAGCAACAGTGTCAGGGTGCTTCGCTCTGCAATAAAAAATAAAGATGAGGCATGCAGTGAGCCTCTAAGTGACAGGATCGCTGATGAGCCAGCtgcaaataaaagaaaaaacgcCAATCCTTCAAATGTGGGGAGTCCGAGCCGTGATGTGAGGGTGCTTCGGTCTGGTTCAAAAGTTAAGGATGAGACATGTACCAAGCCTTTAAATGATAGCGCTGCTGTTGTACCAGCTTCAAGTAAAAGGAAAGGCACCAGTCCGTCAAAGGTGGGAAGTCCCAGCAGTAGTGTCAGGGTGCTTCGATCTACATCAAAATATAAGAATGAGACATGTACTGAGCCTTTAAATGATAGTGGTGCTGTTGAACCATCTGCAAATAAAAGGAAAGGTGTCAGTCGTTCAAAGGAGGGAAGTCCCAACAGCAGTGTCAGGGTGCTTCGCTCTGCCTCAAATAATAAGCTTGAGGTATCTATTGATCCTCTAAATAATAGTATTGCTGGTCAACCAGCtgcgaaaagaagaaaaagtggTAGTTCCTTCGAGGCAGGAAGCCCTGTGGGGAGTGCCAGGGTGCTTCGCTCTACCTcagaaaggaagaatgaggcATCTAGTGAGCCTTTGAATGATAGTACTGCTGCTCGACCATCTGCGAGGAAAAGAAAGGGTGGGGCGATTTCAAAGACCGATAGTCCAAAGATTGGTGTCAGGGTTCTTCGctctgcctcagcaaagaagaATGAGGCATGCAGTGAGCCTGTAAATGATAGTACTTCTGCTGAACCAACTGTGACAAAAAGAAGAATTTGCAAGCCTTCAAAGGACCGCAGTCCCAAGAAGGACTACTTAAAAATTTGTCAAAGAGTTAGATATATTTTGAACCGAATGAACTATCAACAGACCTTTATTCAGGCTTATGCAAGTGAAGGTTGGAAAGGCCAAAG TGTGGAAAAAATAAGACCCGAGAAGGAGCTTGAACGAGCCAAGGAAGAAATCCTCCAATGCAAGCTAAGAATCCGGGAAGCTTTTCGAAATATGGACTCTCTTTTATCCAAGGGGAAGCTTGAAGAATCTTTGTTTGATTCTGCAGGAGAAATTTCAAGCGAAGAT ATATTTTGTGCGGTATGTGGTTCAAAGGATGTTACTTTACAAAACGACATCATTCTTTGTGATGGAGCCTGTGACAGAGGATTCCACCAGAACTGTTTGAACCCTCCTTTGCTAACTGAAGATA TACCTCCGGGGGATGAAGGATGGCTTTGCCCTGCATGTGTGTGCAAAGCAGACTCTATTGATGCACTAAATGAACTTCAAGGAAGCAAGCTCTCTATTCATGACTCATGGGAG AAAGTTTTCCCTGAGGCAGCTTCAATTGCCAATGGTTCTAAGCAAGTTGATGCTTCTGATCTGCTGCCGGATCATATAAAGGACAGTGACAACCTTGCATTGGCTGAAGGGCACATGGTGAATGAAGTCAGGTTTTCTGCAGAGGATGACACCAAAG CGGATGACCTTGGCTTGCCTTCGGAGGACTCAGGGGATGGTGACTTCGATCCAGCAGGTCCAGATTCTAgtgaagaccaaaaagatggatTGAACTCAGAAGAGTCAGATTTCACATCCGACTCTGATGATTTTTGTGCTGAGATTGCTAAATCTTGCGGCCAGGATGAAGTCTTGGCATCTCCATTATCAAATGTGATAAACCGTACTGATAGAATGAAACTCAGGGCCGCCGGTAACCGCTCTAATGAAGAAAACCACAATAATGCATTTATGGACATGGAGCTTCCAGTTTCAAGCAGGCGGCAGGTTGAACGGTTGGATTACAAAAAACTATATGAT GAGGCATATGAGGAAGAATCATCTAATTCAAGTGATGAGGAAGAGTGGTCTGGAAAAGAACTATTAGAAGGCAGTGAAACAGATTCGCTTGGTGAGCGACTTCGTCCTGTAAAACGGTGCTCTAGAAAAGCACCAGCAGGGCAGCAGAATATTGAACATACACCACAGAAGTTTGGTCCTGAAAGTGAGCAGAAAACTGAAATTCTTCGGTCCAATGGCAGCAGTAGCACAGGACGGAAGTTTGGTCCTGTAGTTACCCAG AAATTGAAGGTACATTTTGAGAAAGATCCATATCCTAGCCGTGAAACGAAAGTGAATCTATCAGAAGAACTAGGCTTGACATTTAATCAG GTCTCCAGATGGTTCTCTAGTACTCGTCACTATTCAAGGGTTGCTTCTGCAAAAAAGGAAATGCATCCTGACAGCCATATTAGTGAGAATAATGATAGCACAACTGTAGACAGAATGCAAGCAAGACAACCCAGTGCTGGGGTGATGGAAAAGTTGACTAGGGATAGAAATGACATTGTTCCTGAGAAACCGATGGTGCAGAACAATCTTAACCAAGGAGTGATGGAAAAGTTGATTAGGGATAGAAATGACATTGTTCCTGAGGAACCGGTGGTGGAGAGCAATCTTAACCAAAGTAATATTGAAGATATCGTGCTTTCTGGAACAGAAATTGAGATG GAGTCTTACGGACAAGAATCATCTGACTCGAGTGATGAAGAGTGGTCCGCATTTAGCACACCAcgaaaaacaagattacaagaCAATGAAAAAGCATCACTTACTGAATCACTACGTTCTTCAAAACGGTGTTCCAGAAGAGCAGCAGCTAGGGAGCAGAATAATGAACATACTCAGAGCGAGCAGCAAACTAGAGAGCAGCTTCATGGTTCTGCAAGGGAGCAGCAAACTGAAGTTCTTCGCTCCAATGTCAGCACTGGCAAAGTCTCAAAATATCATTTTGGCCCTATAGTTAGTCAG AAACTGAAGGAACATTTTGAAAAAGATCCATATCCTTGTCGCGCAACGAAAGAGAGTCTGGCACGAGAGCTAGGACTGACATGTAATCAG ATCAGTAAGTGGTTCTCTGCTACTCGTCATTATTCAAGAGATGCTGTTGCCAAGAACCAAAAACATCTGGGAGAAAATACTACGGAGAATAATAATAGCACAACCTTTGATGGCATACAAGTACTTGAACCCAATGTTGGGTTGATAGATAAACCAGCTGCAGATATAAATGATATGATTTCTGAAAAGTTGATGGTCCAAATTAATCTTAACGAAGGCATTGAAGAAGATATCCCACCGAGCCAATATACTAGGTGTGAAGAGAAAGTAACTATGACTCCAGCTGCCATCTCAACGGAAGCTGGTCCTCCAGGATATGGTCCTGGAGAAAACTTTCTTCAGGTCAGTTCAAGGAATACTAGCTGTGAGCAGAGTGTGATAATGGCTCCTACCACTATCGCAGGAGAAGTTAGTCCACCAGGATATGCACTTGGAGAAAACCAGGGCAATGGGGCTCCATGGAATACAAGCTGTGAGCGAAGACTGTTTATGAGTCCTGCGACCAGCTCAAGAGAAGTCGGTCCTCCAGGATATGAGCCTGAAGAAAACCGAGGCAGTGGCATTTCCTGGTATACAAGCAGTGAGCAAATATTGTTTATGAGTCCTACAACTATCTCAAGAGAACTTGGTCCACCAGGATATGGGCCTGGAGAAAACCAGCGCAGTATCACTTCATGGAATACAAGCTACGAGTCGGGAGTATTTACGAGTCCTGTGACCACCTCAAGAGAAGACGGTCCACCAGGATATGGGCCTGGAGAAAACCAGGAGAATGACAGTACGAGCTGTGAGTTGAGAATGTTTACAAGTCCTACAACCATCTCCAGAGAAGTTGGGCCACCAGGATATGAGCTTATTGGTAAAAACAAGGGCAACGACACTTCATGGACTACGAATTACCAGCAGGGAGTGTTTACGAGTCCCAAAACCATCTCAAGAGAAGCCTGTCCTCCAGGATTTGGGTCTGGGGAGAACCAGGGCAATGGCACTCCATGGTATATGAGCAGCAAACAGAGAGCGTTTACGAGTCCATCATTTACGAGTCCTACAACCATCTCAAGAGAAGTAGGCCTGCCAGGGTATGGACAGGAAAATCAGGGCAATGGTGCTTCTTGGAATATGAGTTATGAGCAGGGAGTGTTTATGAGTCCTACAGACATCTCAAGAGAAGTAGGCCCGCCAGGATACGGGCCTGCGGAAAATCAGGGCAATACCACTTCGTGGATTTCGACCGGCAACAAGCAGAGAATGTTTACCGCTTCAACCATCCCGAACGAAGTCGGCCTGCCAGGATATAGCCCTGTAGGAATCCAGGGAACTGGTGGTTCAAGGAGCATGAACTTGGAAGCCTTTCCACCAGGATATGGACCTGGAGAAAACCATCTTGGTGGTGCTTCAGGGAGTGTCATAAACCCCCAAGCTCGGTCTCAAGAGAGTGTAGAATTTTCAGACGAGACTAGAAGAAAGGCTATACAGCGGGAGCTGAGACGGCGGCAGAAGTTCAGGTGA